The DNA segment gTATCTGTGATTTAAATCAGGTTCTGttcactttaaaaatattttgttgccaTTTTCATTAATATAGTAAGTCATTTGATCAACAGTTGTTCATTATAAACAAATCAAAACGTTGAGTTGTTAACATTGGGTATGGGTCTACCAAAGAATATAATACTTTTGCCTACTAAAACTTGTccttaattatgttaaaatgACGTGTTAAAACATAATGTgagaagttaaaaaattttagtgataattcaaaaaatattctattttaacattaaaattaactGCAATTTTTACGACCCACAAGAGAgctttctattttattaaaataggtGACATCGGATAATAAGTTCGCGCATCTCCCATACTAACGCACGTTCAAAACAAGATTTGAAATTGAATAATGGACATATTACCACCCTATTTTGGATGAAATAATAGTAATTCCCCAAACACAAATCATATAGTAGAACGGTTAATATAtaagatattttatatattgaacaagCAGCCCTCCGGGCTTCCCGCAGGTATTAAGCAATTAGTtaatgaaggaaattcgaacatgaaagcatatttttttgtaatattattgaGACTTGTTTGTAATTAGAGCGAAGGATGTAAATGGAATTGGCAGATCGGTGATAATGTTTGCCAAAGTTAAATTGTCCTTCTATTCCTCAATAAGTAGTCTCCCGTTTGAGGACTTAACTTCCTCGAAAGCATAAttagaatttcaatttttaaagccAATGCATGTGGTGGCAGTCAAAAAgggtttaatgaatttaaaatcttcTGAGGATAATGGACTGCGTCTTCGATGTTAGTCATGGTGTCTATCGATTTGTATTTGTTGGAGAACTACGGAAAGTTCCTCCCCCAAAAGTTAGAtgttatacattatttccatcataagtgaCGCGAAGAAGAAGACTTTCAGTTGCAAgtacaatattatataaaacatttttgggaaattaaaaatcgtaattttttcgttttttactgGTCTACTTTTGAGGATGATTTATGCAAGTTGCAagcgtataaaatgttcggttacacccgaatttGCTCcttgtttataaatatagtatataactcacacactgaacgattatatgcacatatactttatatatagtGGAGTCAAGTCAAGAAAGTAACGggcatttataaataaaacgaaaatttttcaattatcatccaaatttattttatcgccttcaaagtaacatccatttgaaaCGATGCACATGTGCCAATGCTTCTTTCaatcatcaaaaatttttttataggcactttccgggatggccttcagctctcgcgtcgaatttgttttgatgtcttcaactGAGTCGAAGCGTGTTTCCCGAAGTGGTTATTTCAGTGTGGAGAATAAGAAAAAGTCCCAGGGGGCTATATCAGGTGAATGATACGGTGCTTACTCAATGATATTTGatgagtgtttggccaaaaattcATTCACAATGATGGCTTTATGCGAAGGTGCGTTATCATAATGAAGAATCCACGAATTGTTGGCTCACAAACTCGGACGTTTACGACGGATAGCGTCTCGTAAGCGCCTGATAGCACCAAGTTAATACTCTTTGTTGACGGTTTGATCAGTTGGAACGTATTCATAGTGGACgacaccacgaatatcgaagaaaacaaTGAGCGTTAATTACTTTCACTTTCGATCGGCTTTATCGCGCCTTTGGGCCGCAATTAGGATGATTGCTGATTCGTAAGTGTGTTATATTCGTAGACCCAtgtctcgtcaccagtaattaTGCGTTCCATGAATttgaatgatgatttcggctgatttttgttgaattcacgcacagtttcggtagaatttccggtgatcatggattttgattggcccacatttTGATCgtaatttatgtcctcacgaccactttgaaaacgttgaaaccactcgcgcactctgctacgggataggcaatcatcgccacaAACTTGtgtcatcaattgaaacgtttcggtaaaagttttaccaatttcaaaacaaaatttaatcttggctctttgttcgaagataattttcgcaccgataacacgaacatacatactgacacttaaaacgcaattacttcacttccaatctatgaaatgtcatgaaattctcactggaaaatcgataaaaacagcagattctaacgcaccagtcgacatatagatggcgccagcAGGGGGCTAgatttggaacacaccttgtatatatataaccctatgtcTATCTCGCTTCGTTCTAGAttatacgtacaaccgttaagcgaacaaaactattatacactgtagcaacaggttgcaagagtttaaaaaagCAACCCTTATATGCATTTTAATTCAGCGTTGTACAGGGCGCATTATTTATGCTGGTAGGTTCACGAGGATCAATTCTCGAAATTCGCTCTTTTCCATTATAATCGACAATAGCAGAAGTAGCGTTACAGTGAGATTAACGACTTCAAAACACTTGAATGAAATGTCATTGAACTTCGACAGTATGCAAAGTAAGGCTTGTACTCTAAGGAAAGGTTGGATTCTTGTTTGTCGCGCGATCTCTCTGCAGACCAAAAACGTTAACGTGTCACAATTATCATAGATTATCAAAGGCTAGTGATACAAGGATGTAGATCTTCAAATATCAATTATTAAATCTCTTGTCGAATTTTTTGCCGCACAGATAAAATAGGAAGGTTGGAAAAATTTGCATAGAAATGTACATTACTAACGATTCCGACAGACGATTTTTAAGAATACTTCAGTCATTTATTactataaaaactaaaaatatgattatcaatacatttttaatataaaaatttactcacataattaaaaaaaaattatattaaataatttagaaataggCACAAATTTGAGATAATAAATGAGCTGTGATGAATCCAAAGCGGAGCCGTTATTTACGATGTCTAAAGTGTTCAAAACCTTTTAGCATGGCGTTCATTCAAACCAAGTATGTAGCTTGATACGGTTTTATTTCCGTATTTATGAATGAAGTAATGGACTTAAATTAGCGGCGTTAAGTAATAGTATCCGGTTTCGGCTGTCGCGTGTCGCTCACTGCAACAACTTCATGTATAAATAGTAACACGAGCGTAAATCGGGGAAAATTTAATGTATACAATGTGCAcgagagtttataaaaaatggtttgtaACTATTGTTTTATAACATTAACATTTGCTTTTCTCAACCACAAGACCGCCCAACTTGAAGTTATGCGATTGTGCAATTTCATTCGCCCTCTTCTGTGTCACTTGCAAGCTGCAAAGAGCAACGTTAATTCATGACTCACTTAACTCGTGTTGaccgataaaaaaaaaagattagcTTATAGAGTGTACCGCGCCCCTGCTCCGCTGATTGCTTTGGCAGCTCGGCCGGCGTTTACAAAACTTTCTTAATTACAATCGATTTGTTCACACTACCGCCGCCCTTCAGGGTCATCACCGTCAAGAAGAGCGCAAAAAAGAAGCCAGCCAGGCCGGTGCTGCCGACCAGCAGCGTTAGGCCACCAATTAGCAGCGGCACTAATGCTATGAACTTCAGCTTGTATGCCAGCAACAATGGAAGCATcagttttttcaatttctttttcaactttttaccTCGACCAATGACCAAGGCAgtagatgttaatgatttagcTGAGTTTGGTgcgtttgcagttgttgttgcctgCGCTGATGCTGTAACCGCAGTTGACCGTGGCATAGCTGGTGCCGTCACTGTTGGCCACATCAATGTCGCCTCTGCAATCGGCTGAGACTGTTGCGTGTTTGAATGTGTGGCGGTGGGAGGGCTTCGCTGACCTTGAACTTCAAGCGCCAACTGTGTGTTGTCACCAACAGGAACGGCTGTGTCTACAGTTGCTGACTGCACTAACGTGGCGGATGCTGAGTTTGCGAAGCCGTCGTCGCTGCTCCCCAATGTATCGAGGTCGTCGCTTGCAAGGTCTGCAAATAAAGTAGAAACACgcgaaaaagttttaaattagtaaTACATTTTCATGGCGTAGAGCTAGGAgaaaatatattcatgaaatatgcatagtAGACGTTATTAGTTTAGAGGACGAGTTAGTCTTGTTAaccattgtaaataaaatggttGGAACTTGGATTAAATCAAGGTTAAATGGTTCGTAATCTGCCGGATTTCAGGAAAGCACTGTTAGTTTGAGTATGATTGTGAGATAGTTTCATATGTTCAGAAAGATTTGCTTTAGAAACATATTATCAAAccaaatattatatagtaataagACAAATCATACTCTCCATGGTGGCACCGCCCACATGTGGATAAAAACCCATATCTTCTTACTACAACACGCTTACTTCtcacataacacaattttaaattccatctgactcATTCCTTTCTAGTCTACAagtcaaaaagcaattaatatcaCGAATGACACttgcacgaataatgcttttagcgaatcgaaccaaaactgttcaagcccctaggtaccgaagtcaatatatgggatatacaatttaaattcaGAGGTAATCTTTTGCTGATAGTAATATCTCggtgtattaaaaattgtttgaacctaatataaagatttgcgACTTCCGGGTGACATGTGAGTTATGTCAATGAAAATGACAaggcgtgttttactcataacattgTATCTTTCTGGAtaaactaatatcaggatttggACTCTGACTTTTCTCTGTAATaatggtgattgtatgtgaggtactttatgaaacccagggaaaagttttttagtatgtggcatattaataGTAGTATTAGCAAAactagataaaatcgggtcgatactaccctgactcccatatactacatataatgattttcgtttttctaaggAATGTTATTTGCctaatttgattgaaatcggtcgatCAGGTCCCGAGAAATGGGACACAAGCTCCTATATATCTCCTCTCAAACCATCTcaaaggtaaaatttaatgtatctgccgtatttatttattgacttatcgcgcttttagtagtttttaacagtaccgttatatgggcaGTGAGTGGGGTCATCACCCGATTTCGATCGCGGTCAGGATCTTTTACGCCAATTTCGATGTCTGCGGCGACACGACTTACAGGAACCACCAAAAGTCAATTAAGTTTCATACACTGAACAAgttgtattaagtttgccacggagtttgtaatacccagaaagaagtgtcggagaccctataaagtatatacatatatgtatgtatgtataaatgatcagcatgatgagctggGTCGATTCAGCCActatataaactatatatatCCAATCCAATATCCGATCTCTAAAGcgtatatctgccatacaaactgaggtCCAcctatggaaaagttttgcattttttttcaagACAACTGCACAATCTCCAAAGGGAATTGTTCGTAGCGGACAATCACAGCATATATGTCTACAGCTGCACtatatataaactgaacgatcaaaatgaagtgcttgtatggaaatttatttttaatggaacgagatatcttcacaagaCTCCGCAAGATTAATTTTCGGTAAAAACTTAGAACAAATTGTACAACTGGGCTAATAGTAATGTAAAACGCGAAAAAGTACTTTTTGGCCTCCACGGCCCACTTACATTTTGTTATTGGGCTGAGTTTCTATCGCACATATATCATTTGTTATCTCAAATAAATCGATAAAATTAGCCGAGGTATTATGTAATTCCTTATAAGTCATAATATTGTCATGTACCTGCTTACAGCACTAATATGATGAATACGAGTACATGTACTTAGTATctctgaaaattatttttactgtgAATTGTATTGCTAATTTCAACTAATTGTCAAATGGATGACTTTAATGTCCTCGATATGTGCCAAATAAGAAGTTCTGCCATCTATTCTAAAGATAGTGCAATAGGCAGTGTCTGATTACAAAACAATCAATGTAAACTCCATTTCCACACAAATTTGACTATAAACCATTAAGCCTTTTTCAGTGAATAAGTACTGTTAATTTTCCTTACCTGCTTCATCATCGCTGATGATACGTCGGAAAACCTCACAAAAGTGTCGCACTTTGTCCAAGGCGTTTCCCAATGGCACTAGAACTTCATTGAACTGCGCTTCCTCTAGACTGTTTATATCATTTTCAACACTTCCGACCTCCGTGCTTTCCTCAATATCAGGAACGACGCCTTTACGCCCCTCGTTGACCTCGCCATCGCTTTTGGTTTTAATATCCTGCCAAGCAAGCATTGCTCGATGCTGTGGTTGCGTAATAATGCTGTCGGCAATGTTTACTTTAGTTGTTGCTGCTTGCTCATTGTCACCATACTTATTGTGTTGAGTCACACTtttgttgttatagttgttgttataAGTGTTGACATACCCTCGTTTATTGAAGTTATTGACAACTCTGTCAGTGGTGCTGCCGCTGAGCTCTCGCCGCCTACTCCTTTCGCCCGAAGTCATCGAGAGGCGTCGCCTATTACTTAACGCCAATACATATGGCGCAACAAAGCGCATATCCGGTGCCGTCGAACGGTAATTtccgttgttgctgctgttgtaagTGTAATAATTTGCcggattttgttgttgctcctgTTGCTGCGCCGCTTGTGGTATATCAAGGGTGTGGCGTGCTGTTCTGTGTGGTTGTTTATCTTGTGGCATTGCTTTGTGTCGCTTTTGCAGTTTATTAGCGCGTGCGGCGTCTACTTGAGTAGTGGCAGCCGCGGCAACCGCAGCGTTGGCTGCTGCATTCAGGATATACCAATTGCCGCGCACAGCAGTGGGAGGCCATTGCACCTGCTGCTGGGCGTACGTTacggttgttgctgttgatgaaGAGGAGGAGGCAGAGCTGTAAGCTGCTGATGCAGACGACACGGCGGTGATTGGATTAAAGCCGTCGTAGTTTAAAAGCACTTCGGTTTGCAGTGTGAAAAGTGGTGCAAACGAGATTAGTACAAGCAGCAGCATCTTTCactgatttttcgaaattcacgTATATTAACTCTTTGTGGCAGGCACTCTTCAAGATTTTAAATCGAATTTTTATTCAATCGAgaattttaagtatttctaTATCATGGAGGTTTCACTAACCGTCACTGTTTTTTGGCAACCGCCCGCCGCCGTGGTTGCTCATACGTTCAAAGTTGACTCACAAATAACCTTAACTGGCAGCGTGTTCGATATTTTATCAACTTGCAACCGCATGCCTTGAagaatcttttatttttattacacttATAAttacattgtgttgttgtttgtgtggcAGTGTTGATTTCTATTCATTTGCTGATACAACCACTTGGTCATCAAAGTCTGTGTGTTACGACgcgaaatcaaaacaaaaatagaaaagcaGAAAATTACAGTTTAAAGAAAGGAAATTCACTTTTTACTCAAAATTTCTTAAGTAATAACATCAACACTCTGTCTTGTCAAAGAGAAAGGCCCTAAGCTTCGATCGCACGGTATCGAACTAAATGTAACCAACATTCATCCGTACGCAATGCATCACTGCACACAAATAAAGATAAGATGATAACCAAAATGagggaaaaaagaagaaataataaacaatCTGACCGTCTTAGAGTCTCCATATTATCAAACGATCAGTTGtcactgttttatttatttattggctTTGCAGCGCTCACGCAATCATTGCTACAATTTCTTTCAAACACATagatacatagatacatacaagtatatgggtCACTCCCATATAATAATGAAGATCAGACACACTTCAGAAGCTaggttttttattttgccaGGGCATATTTCATTTGGGGAATTCACAATGAAGGaagaatttaaacaaaatatgtagATTCAATGACATTGAATTTTGATGGAACAACAGTTGTGTTCAATACTTTAAggatatttgtgtttttttttatttctttatatgttTTGTTATTGAAAGATATAACTCCTTACAAGATCATATAAGTGAAAAAACACGTGTTTACCTATACttaaaacttggacgaaggaaaaaaacaaaaaaactgaatttactCTTgccaaccagttgctacagagtattatagttttgttcacctaacggttgtgcGCATCTCCTATAAATAATGaagatagatataggattatatattttttcaaaaagtgggcgtgttTCCGCCctttaacaagtttaatgtagatatttcctaaaccactaaagcaataaaaaccaaattcacCCAGCACGCATGttacaagaactcctaccgacagtgtttagaaagattttaatgaaaagtctTCTTCAggtataaaaaatgttcctGGAGTGTTCTTTTAAGAATTGTGAAATATGAATTACAACCAGTAAATAACCGATACGTTTTTAGATTAAAAAAGCATTTCACTCATTGAATTTGACGTTCAAACGCATTTATATTAGACACAAGTTTTTTTCCagttagcaaaaaaaatgttgtattctCATTCAAAATAGAAGTTCAcattgaaaataacaaaattacaataCATTCGAATAATGGGAGGGCGAAGAAATTAGAAACTACGTGAATACacctttttattatttcttcctTTACTGCTCcactttattgcttttgttgttctcATTTTGATGGCTTAATGTTTATGTTCTTTTTATTTCAGGTCTGACCCTAATGGCtagattttggttttgttttgctAATATAAACTTAAAACTCTATTTCAGCAAGGTTCAATGGCTCTTGGGtcatttgaaaattaaacatGAATACATTTTGTCTGACGTTGATGTTGATGTTGTTCAACGAATTACAAGTAAACCGCACTAATTCTTTTGCGGTggcaataaatatgtataagttgGTTGTGGTGACCAAAAATTTTATGGTGAGGCTAAAATTGCGAACttcaataatttacatatttaggcTACCTCGTTACCTTATTCTATTTATCAATTCCCGTATTTTCCTTAATgactttttatctattttaaagtaaaagaaAGTAATGAAATTCATAAGGATGTTACATGAGAAGcataatatatgtagatatattagGTGAAAGCTATACACAAAATTTGGTCCAATTTTCTAAATGAAACATCCTTATTCTACAATTTAATGCTTTTGCTGATTGTTGTTAGACAGTTTCTAATAGACGTTTTGAATATTCTGGAAAATCTTTTTTCTTTAGGTAAAAAATACACTATTATTAGTAATAGTTACTTCCTTACATATGGACCAATATAAGTAGTTATGCGGTATAATGTCGtataacatataaaaatataatatccgaaagttaaaaatatttatattaggtatatgggggctaagagaaATATTGAAGACTTTACCCATCACAAAAATATTGTCCCCAAATTTCCATACTAGAGCTTACAGACTGACCGATATGTTCGATCAAAAATCAGCCATATGCACCTGGGGTCATCAAATTTGGTGTATGGAcacttgaaaagttatagtcgcATTTCGGCAATTTCGggcttaaaattaaataacttgaGGGTactatttttgcaaagttttattctggAAACTTCATTGATATTTCATTTGTATACTGTAAGGTAAAAGAATCTGATAGAACTGAAAATTTTGGTATACGCCAAGTAGGCGTGGTAGTGTGTAATAGGAATATTTGTGTAACTCCTCGAACCAAacttggttgaaatcggtcaaaTAGTTCCTGATGTATTTGTTTTATCTAAATGTGGGCGGGGCTATTTGTCCTATTAGTATATCTGCTTTA comes from the Bactrocera neohumeralis isolate Rockhampton chromosome 2, APGP_CSIRO_Bneo_wtdbg2-racon-allhic-juicebox.fasta_v2, whole genome shotgun sequence genome and includes:
- the LOC126756354 gene encoding uncharacterized protein LOC126756354 yields the protein MLLLVLISFAPLFTLQTEVLLNYDGFNPITAVSSASAAYSSASSSSSTATTVTYAQQQVQWPPTAVRGNWYILNAAANAAVAAAATTQVDAARANKLQKRHKAMPQDKQPHRTARHTLDIPQAAQQQEQQQNPANYYTYNSSNNGNYRSTAPDMRFVAPYVLALSNRRRLSMTSGERSRRRELSGSTTDRVVNNFNKRGYVNTYNNNYNNKSVTQHNKYGDNEQAATTKVNIADSIITQPQHRAMLAWQDIKTKSDGEVNEGRKGVVPDIEESTEVGSVENDINSLEEAQFNEVLVPLGNALDKVRHFCEVFRRIISDDEADLASDDLDTLGSSDDGFANSASATLVQSATVDTAVPVGDNTQLALEVQGQRSPPTATHSNTQQSQPIAEATLMWPTVTAPAMPRSTAVTASAQATTTANAPNSAKSLTSTALVIGRGKKLKKKLKKLMLPLLLAYKLKFIALVPLLIGGLTLLVGSTGLAGFFFALFLTVMTLKGGGSVNKSIVIKKVL